In the Euphorbia lathyris chromosome 5, ddEupLath1.1, whole genome shotgun sequence genome, one interval contains:
- the LOC136229614 gene encoding fasciclin-like arabinogalactan protein 21 produces MASNSKWWHAPLFITVSVVLAFIAITTAIHSPSEDEDDSTPPSTISRLSHNASLALRSSGYNIMATLLHLSPEIFLLSSHSTIFAVTDSALINASLPSWFLKHLLQYHTSPLHFSMDHLFNMSQGTCIPTLVHRKNLAITMVDAQDKSLEINGVVVSDPDLFLDRNIAIHGVFQPFANTHIWDSVQQPICTNLVLNANGPNNLIEWTRMVRLLSSNGFVSFAIGLNSVLLGILQDYRNLTSVTIFGPPELEFVASSSPMLEKIVRLHILSRRYTYTQLARLPHKTLLQTLLPDQQLEITRGSNVTLGLAINGVQIVAPEIFSSNKFVFHAISRAFEVAELPSV; encoded by the coding sequence ATGGCGTCTAATTCGAAGTGGTGGCATGCACCCCTCTTCATCACTGTCTCAGTCGTCTTAGCATTCATAGCCATCACCACAGCCATTCACTCCCCTTCCGAAGACGAAGACGACTCAACGCCGCCATCAACCATTAGCCGCCTCTCACACAACGCTTCTTTGGCATTACGAAGTTCCGGTTACAACATCATGGCCACTCTTCTCCACCTCTCCCCTGAGatatttcttctttcttctcatTCTACCATTTTCGCCGTTACAGATTCCGCCCTAATCAATGCTTCTCTTCCTTCTTGGTTCTTGAAACATCTTCTTCAATACCACACCTCTCCTCTCCACTTTTCCATGGATCATCTCTTTAACATGTCTCAGGGCACCTGCATTCCAACCCTCGTTCACCGAAAGAATCTTGCTATAACCATGGTTGATGCTCAAGATAAATCACTCGAGATTAATGGTGTTGTCGTTTCAGATCCTGATCTATTTCTTGATCGGAATATTGCCATTCATGGAGTTTTTCAACCTTTTGCCAATACCCACATCTGGGATTCTGTGCAACAACCGATCTGTACTAATTTGGTTTTAAATGCTAATGGTCCAAACAACTTGATTGAATGGACAAGGATGGTTCGTTTGCTAAGCTCTAATGGATTTGTGTCTTTTGCAATTGGCTTGAATTCTGTTCTTCTTGGAATTCTTCAAGATTACAGGAACCTAACTTCTGTAACAATTTTTGGTCCTCCGGAATTGGAATTTGTTGCATCTTCTTCACCGATGCTTGAAAAAATTGTAAGACTTCATATTCTGTCTCGGAGGTATACGTATACACAACTTGCTCGTTTGCCTCATAAAACATTGCTCCAAACACTGCTGCCCGATCAACAACTTGAAATAACTAGAGGTTCCAATGTTACACTGGGGCTAGCCATTAATGGAGTGCAGATTGTTGCACCAGAGATCTTTTCATCCAACAAGTTCGTATTTCATGCCATTTCTCGAGCTTTCGAGGTGGCTGAGCTTCCTAGTGTATAA